The Gordonibacter urolithinfaciens genome contains a region encoding:
- a CDS encoding DUF3887 domain-containing protein, which translates to MKKRMLAAAALMAALAVLCLAGCGSSASDENYREGLPAWADEAAVTEQAREVIELVNARDFDEVAARWDDGNATAEKLEQGLGGALDQFGSFEGFADVRYGQSEPGGRSAATVVQRADYENQKAQFNVSFYEDGSLAGLYVYKVEG; encoded by the coding sequence ATGAAGAAGAGGATGCTGGCAGCGGCGGCGCTCATGGCTGCGCTGGCCGTGCTGTGCTTGGCGGGCTGCGGGTCGAGCGCCTCGGACGAGAACTACCGGGAGGGGCTGCCGGCGTGGGCGGACGAGGCTGCCGTCACCGAGCAGGCGCGCGAGGTCATCGAGCTGGTGAATGCGCGCGATTTCGACGAGGTGGCTGCCCGTTGGGACGACGGGAACGCGACCGCCGAGAAGCTGGAGCAAGGCCTGGGCGGCGCCCTCGACCAGTTCGGCTCGTTCGAGGGCTTCGCAGACGTGAGGTACGGCCAGAGCGAGCCAGGCGGCCGGTCGGCCGCCACCGTCGTCCAGCGTGCCGATTACGAGAACCAGAAAGCCCAGTTCAATGTGAGCTTCTACGAAGATGGCTCCCTGGCTGGGCTCTACGTGTACAAGGTGGAGGGCTAG
- a CDS encoding methylated-DNA--[protein]-cysteine S-methyltransferase, with translation MTGPAPTYFAYRTPLGHVTIASDGRALTALAFGERELEGRKLATELTNRAANQLQEYLAGKRRAFDLPLAPAGTEFQRRVWEALREVPYGEARSYSDLAAAIGSPRSCRAVGSACNKNPLPVIVPSHRVIGANGAPSGHGDDAKAKAYLLDLERRTLRAEAQAKEPTARA, from the coding sequence ATGACCGGCCCCGCCCCCACCTACTTCGCCTACCGCACGCCGCTCGGGCACGTGACCATCGCCTCGGACGGGCGGGCGCTCACGGCCCTCGCGTTCGGCGAGCGAGAGCTGGAGGGCCGCAAGCTCGCCACCGAGCTCACGAACCGCGCCGCCAACCAGTTGCAGGAATACCTCGCCGGCAAGCGCCGCGCGTTCGACCTGCCGCTCGCCCCCGCCGGCACGGAGTTCCAGCGGCGCGTGTGGGAGGCCCTGCGCGAGGTGCCCTACGGCGAGGCGCGCTCCTACAGCGACCTAGCGGCAGCCATCGGCAGCCCTCGCTCGTGCCGGGCCGTGGGCAGCGCCTGCAACAAGAACCCGCTGCCCGTCATCGTGCCCAGCCACCGCGTGATCGGCGCAAACGGGGCCCCCTCGGGGCACGGCGACGACGCGAAGGCCAAGGCGTACCTGCTGGACCTGGAACGACGCACCCTACGGGCCGAGGCGCAGGCGAAGGAGCCGACGGCGCGCGCCTGA
- a CDS encoding demethoxyubiquinone hydroxylase family protein, with amino-acid sequence MPELANPFVANVPRTMTKQELVQAVRVELTGELEAQMLYEAHAAATDDEVARKVFLDIADEEKEHMGELLALLQYLDPAEAGHLAEGVGEVEGMMAELGIDKSVADDLMGSSIRNDTGTQEELESGRNSK; translated from the coding sequence ATGCCCGAGCTAGCAAACCCGTTCGTCGCGAACGTTCCGCGCACGATGACGAAGCAGGAGCTCGTGCAGGCTGTGCGCGTGGAGCTGACCGGCGAGCTGGAGGCCCAGATGCTCTACGAGGCGCATGCGGCGGCCACCGATGACGAGGTGGCGCGCAAGGTGTTCCTGGACATCGCCGACGAGGAGAAGGAGCACATGGGCGAGCTGCTCGCACTGCTCCAGTACCTCGACCCGGCCGAGGCCGGGCACCTGGCGGAAGGCGTGGGCGAAGTTGAGGGCATGATGGCCGAGCTGGGCATCGACAAAAGCGTGGCCGACGATCTCATGGGATCGTCCATACGCAACGACACCGGTACCCAAGAGGAGCTGGAGTCGGGCAGGAACAGCAAGTAG
- the der gene encoding ribosome biogenesis GTPase Der: protein MPLPLVAVVGRPNVGKSTFVNRIAQADEAIVHEMRGVTRDRSYHEADWNGVEFKLVDTGGIEMGDDDAFQGSIRAQAIAGANEADVVIFIVDGKTGINADDEAVARILRKAGKPVFLVVNKMDTPNRTDELWEFYQLGVGDPWPVSSTHGHGTGDLLDAVVDELRRAEVPADEEEEPSINVAIIGRPNAGKSSLTNKMTKGDRSIVSDVAGTTRDAIDTAVEHDGTLYTIVDTAGLRRKSQIDQDVEYYGFVRAMRAIDRADVALLVIDSTLGLTDQDQRVAGYAAERGCAMVIVLNKWDLVEGPEAKADIRERIADRMTFVGYAPVVAISALTGKKVDRIWEAIDKAYENFSQTIPTNKLNTWLSGIRETGHTVSNGKAVLRMKYVTQTGTCPPYFTFFVNRPDLVTDNYERFLENRLREGFDLVGTPVKLKFKKKD, encoded by the coding sequence ATGCCCCTGCCACTCGTCGCGGTGGTCGGACGGCCGAACGTCGGCAAGTCCACCTTCGTGAACCGCATAGCCCAGGCCGACGAGGCCATCGTCCACGAGATGCGCGGCGTCACGCGCGACCGCTCGTACCATGAGGCCGACTGGAACGGCGTCGAGTTCAAGCTCGTCGACACCGGCGGTATCGAGATGGGCGACGACGACGCCTTCCAAGGCTCCATCCGCGCGCAGGCCATCGCCGGCGCGAACGAGGCCGACGTCGTCATATTCATCGTGGACGGCAAGACGGGGATCAACGCCGACGACGAGGCCGTCGCGCGCATCCTCCGCAAGGCGGGCAAGCCGGTGTTCCTGGTGGTGAACAAGATGGACACCCCGAACCGCACCGACGAGCTGTGGGAGTTCTACCAGCTGGGGGTGGGCGATCCCTGGCCGGTGTCCTCCACGCACGGCCACGGCACGGGAGACCTGCTCGATGCCGTGGTGGATGAGCTGCGCCGCGCGGAGGTGCCTGCCGACGAGGAGGAGGAACCCTCCATCAACGTGGCCATCATCGGTCGCCCGAACGCCGGCAAGTCATCGCTCACGAACAAGATGACGAAGGGCGACCGCTCCATCGTGTCCGACGTGGCGGGCACCACGCGCGACGCCATCGACACGGCCGTCGAGCACGACGGCACCCTCTACACCATCGTGGACACGGCGGGCCTGCGCCGCAAGAGCCAGATCGACCAGGACGTTGAGTACTACGGCTTCGTGCGCGCCATGCGCGCCATCGACCGTGCCGACGTGGCGCTGCTCGTCATAGACTCCACGCTCGGCCTGACCGACCAGGACCAGCGCGTGGCGGGCTATGCGGCCGAGCGCGGCTGCGCCATGGTCATCGTGCTGAACAAGTGGGACCTGGTGGAGGGCCCAGAGGCCAAGGCCGACATCCGCGAGCGCATTGCCGATCGCATGACGTTCGTGGGCTATGCGCCGGTGGTGGCCATCTCGGCGCTCACGGGCAAGAAAGTCGACCGCATCTGGGAGGCCATCGACAAGGCGTACGAGAACTTCAGCCAGACCATCCCCACGAACAAGCTGAACACGTGGCTCTCGGGCATCCGCGAGACGGGGCACACGGTAAGCAACGGCAAGGCCGTGCTGCGCATGAAGTACGTGACGCAGACGGGCACGTGCCCGCCGTACTTCACGTTCTTCGTGAACCGGCCCGACCTGGTCACGGACAACTACGAGCGCTTTTTGGAGAATCGCCTGCGCGAGGGGTTCGACCTCGTGGGCACGCCGGTGAAGCTGAAGTTCAAGAAGAAGGACTAA
- the plsY gene encoding glycerol-3-phosphate 1-O-acyltransferase PlsY, giving the protein MQDLLVAAALFVTAFLLGSVPWGLIISKVFYHTDLREHGSGNIGTTNAIRTMGKVGGYAVFVLDFGKGLLSGVLAWWFSWQFLPGGGLVPGALVSYDTMLAVAFLGCVWGHIFSPWLGFKGGKGIAVAVGCLFVTFGWVGACLELLIFIVLVVATKRVSIGSIAAALSCPFFSLYYFWGDWIAVALCTLAGLTVVWAHRGNIKRLRDGTESRIGDKKKA; this is encoded by the coding sequence ATGCAGGATCTGCTAGTTGCGGCCGCGCTGTTCGTCACGGCATTCCTCCTGGGCTCCGTCCCGTGGGGCCTCATCATCTCGAAGGTGTTCTACCATACCGATTTGCGCGAGCATGGCTCGGGCAACATCGGCACCACGAACGCCATCCGCACGATGGGCAAGGTGGGCGGCTACGCCGTGTTCGTGCTCGACTTCGGCAAGGGCCTGCTCTCGGGCGTGCTGGCCTGGTGGTTCAGCTGGCAGTTCCTGCCGGGCGGGGGGCTGGTGCCCGGCGCGCTCGTCAGCTACGACACCATGCTGGCTGTCGCGTTCCTCGGCTGCGTGTGGGGGCATATCTTCAGTCCCTGGCTGGGCTTCAAGGGCGGCAAGGGCATCGCGGTGGCCGTGGGCTGCCTGTTCGTCACGTTCGGCTGGGTGGGCGCCTGCCTGGAACTGCTCATATTCATCGTGCTGGTGGTGGCCACGAAGCGCGTGTCCATCGGCTCGATAGCTGCGGCGCTGTCCTGCCCATTCTTCTCGCTGTACTACTTCTGGGGCGACTGGATCGCCGTCGCCCTGTGCACGCTGGCGGGGCTGACGGTGGTGTGGGCGCACCGTGGGAACATCAAGCGATTGCGCGACGGCACCGAGAGCAGGATAGGCGACAAGAAGAAAGCGTAG
- a CDS encoding NAD(P)H-hydrate epimerase, with protein sequence MSVYTGNIVFGLVTFPLIAFAITLPYMVYQYRKFGSIPWLRTLVVYSFVFYMLVAYYMVILPLPENRSAVVPYAAHPQLVPFHFVQLIADSSTASLADPSTWPGLLRNPNVYEALFNVLLLVPLGMYLRYYFRRTWWQTLLIGFATTLFYEMSQITGLWGLYVHPYRLFDVDDLMLNTLGAMVGFWAVGPAMRVLPDMRLVNMEAREAGVRASVTKRALSFGIDFAIACAATVVAGAVRLMVVTQAPLPAGGWFGPGWVAWLSFAAVFMLIPVLLHGQTLGQKLLKLRIVRSDASPARWYQIVARYGLLFLFATMPFKLLVGTMGLDASQAGATNAVLAFVAQNRAALIWIWLAFMAAWAASLGVRAVRAAALKRPFVMLNGVLSNTRVMTVAGVEVARERRAVMDVAEVAALERRIAEDGTPLATLMERAGAAVADEVRAWVPDPSPVVVLAGSGNNGGDGWVCARSLAEAGYPVTLVAPDLAERLHAEPARTTALAAFSDAAARDLPLSVLIAPDADVLADAVDRAEAVVDALLGTGFSGDEVREPYASWIRAANRRRFEGTRGKGRGCHRKRTHERGEHERPRRSLPAKAKGAPFAVAVDVPSGLAAQTGTAARPTFAADLTVTMLAFKPGLVEPVAAPWTGAVKLAKLGTDVPALRDELRRSAAGDGAGADAEA encoded by the coding sequence ATGAGCGTCTACACCGGCAACATCGTGTTCGGCCTTGTGACCTTCCCGCTGATCGCCTTCGCCATCACGCTGCCCTACATGGTCTACCAGTACCGCAAGTTCGGCTCCATCCCCTGGCTGCGCACGCTCGTCGTGTACTCGTTCGTGTTCTATATGCTCGTGGCCTATTACATGGTCATCCTGCCGCTGCCGGAGAACCGCTCGGCCGTGGTGCCCTATGCGGCGCACCCGCAGCTCGTGCCGTTCCACTTCGTCCAGCTCATCGCGGACAGCTCCACGGCCTCGCTCGCGGACCCCTCCACCTGGCCGGGCCTGCTGCGCAACCCCAACGTCTACGAGGCCCTCTTCAACGTGCTGCTACTGGTGCCCCTGGGCATGTACCTGCGCTACTACTTCAGGCGCACGTGGTGGCAGACGCTGCTCATCGGGTTCGCCACCACGCTGTTCTACGAGATGTCGCAGATCACGGGCTTGTGGGGCCTTTACGTGCACCCGTACCGCCTGTTCGACGTGGACGACCTCATGCTGAACACGCTCGGCGCCATGGTGGGCTTCTGGGCGGTGGGGCCCGCGATGCGCGTGCTGCCCGATATGCGGCTCGTGAACATGGAGGCGCGCGAGGCTGGCGTACGCGCGAGCGTCACGAAGCGTGCGCTGTCGTTCGGCATCGACTTCGCGATCGCCTGCGCCGCTACGGTGGTCGCCGGCGCCGTTCGGCTGATGGTCGTCACGCAGGCGCCCCTTCCCGCCGGAGGCTGGTTCGGCCCCGGCTGGGTGGCGTGGCTGTCGTTCGCGGCGGTGTTCATGCTGATCCCCGTGCTCCTGCACGGCCAGACGCTCGGCCAGAAGCTGCTGAAGCTGCGCATCGTGCGCTCCGATGCTTCGCCGGCGCGCTGGTACCAGATCGTCGCCCGCTACGGGCTGCTCTTCCTGTTCGCCACTATGCCTTTCAAGCTCCTGGTCGGCACGATGGGCCTCGACGCGTCGCAAGCGGGCGCGACGAACGCAGTGCTGGCGTTCGTCGCGCAGAACCGGGCAGCCCTCATCTGGATCTGGCTCGCGTTCATGGCCGCCTGGGCCGCGTCGCTCGGCGTGCGCGCCGTGCGCGCGGCGGCGCTGAAGCGTCCGTTCGTCATGCTCAACGGCGTGCTGTCGAACACGCGGGTCATGACCGTGGCCGGCGTCGAGGTCGCACGGGAGCGCCGGGCCGTGATGGACGTGGCCGAGGTGGCCGCTCTCGAGCGCCGCATCGCCGAGGACGGCACGCCGCTCGCCACGCTCATGGAGCGCGCGGGAGCCGCCGTGGCCGACGAGGTGCGCGCCTGGGTGCCCGACCCCTCCCCCGTCGTGGTGCTCGCCGGTTCGGGAAACAACGGCGGCGACGGCTGGGTGTGCGCCCGCTCGCTGGCCGAGGCGGGTTACCCCGTGACCCTCGTGGCGCCCGATTTGGCCGAGCGCCTGCATGCCGAGCCGGCGCGCACGACGGCGCTCGCGGCGTTCTCCGACGCGGCGGCGCGCGACCTGCCGCTCTCGGTGCTCATCGCACCCGACGCCGACGTGCTGGCAGATGCCGTCGACCGGGCCGAGGCCGTGGTGGACGCGCTCTTGGGCACCGGCTTCAGCGGCGACGAGGTGCGCGAGCCGTATGCAAGCTGGATACGCGCCGCCAACCGCCGTCGCTTCGAGGGCACGCGCGGCAAGGGACGCGGCTGCCACCGCAAGCGCACGCACGAGCGCGGGGAGCACGAACGGCCCCGGCGCTCGCTGCCCGCGAAGGCGAAGGGGGCGCCCTTCGCCGTGGCCGTGGACGTGCCGAGCGGCCTTGCGGCCCAAACCGGCACCGCGGCCCGGCCGACGTTCGCCGCCGACCTGACCGTGACCATGCTCGCGTTCAAACCCGGCTTGGTAGAGCCTGTCGCCGCGCCCTGGACCGGCGCCGTGAAGCTGGCGAAGCTCGGCACGGACGTACCCGCCCTGCGGGACGAGCTGCGCCGCAGCGCGGCCGGCGACGGGGCGGGAGCCGATGCGGAGGCCTAG
- a CDS encoding DUF3887 domain-containing protein has translation MRKRLLIVALLAAVTLMLGLAGCGSGDTEGREAQQDVEGLPAWADEAAVTAQARDAIDLFVAGDYEGLALLFGDPAPAASDFEKAARAAEDVGGFESYGDVSFAHYDGGADGMAAIVVQQAHCENDDLVYSVGIAEDGRLVGFRLS, from the coding sequence ATGAGGAAAAGGCTTCTGATTGTCGCCTTGCTGGCAGCCGTGACGCTGATGCTCGGCCTGGCGGGCTGCGGCTCGGGGGATACGGAGGGCCGGGAGGCCCAGCAGGATGTCGAGGGGCTGCCGGCGTGGGCGGACGAGGCCGCCGTCACCGCGCAGGCGCGCGACGCGATAGACCTGTTCGTTGCAGGTGACTACGAGGGCTTGGCGTTGCTGTTCGGCGATCCTGCGCCGGCTGCCTCGGATTTCGAGAAGGCTGCCCGGGCGGCCGAGGACGTCGGCGGCTTCGAATCGTACGGCGACGTGTCCTTCGCGCACTACGACGGAGGTGCGGACGGCATGGCGGCCATCGTGGTCCAGCAGGCGCATTGCGAGAACGACGACCTGGTCTACTCCGTCGGCATCGCCGAGGACGGCAGGCTCGTCGGATTCCGCCTCAGCTAG
- a CDS encoding PIN domain-containing protein → MNSVLVDTNVWVDIALKRPDFFEDSLGSVMACVEEGAQIFVVGTSVKDVFYWAERSAGAEAGYRALSMLFDIADVAVVDGPVCKNAVSLERPDYEEGIISACARAEQVEVIVSRDETAFKDACAPKFTPRELLSHLGYEMVDF, encoded by the coding sequence ATGAATAGCGTGCTCGTGGATACGAACGTGTGGGTGGATATCGCGCTCAAGCGGCCGGACTTCTTCGAGGACTCCCTCGGCTCCGTTATGGCGTGCGTCGAGGAGGGTGCGCAGATATTCGTCGTGGGCACGTCGGTGAAAGACGTGTTCTATTGGGCTGAGAGGTCGGCCGGTGCCGAGGCGGGCTATCGAGCCCTGAGCATGCTGTTCGATATAGCCGACGTGGCAGTTGTCGACGGTCCGGTGTGCAAGAACGCGGTTTCGCTCGAACGCCCCGATTACGAGGAAGGGATCATCTCCGCGTGCGCTCGGGCTGAGCAGGTGGAAGTCATCGTCTCGCGCGACGAGACGGCGTTCAAAGACGCCTGCGCGCCCAAGTTCACGCCGCGCGAGTTGCTCTCGCACCTCGGATACGAGATGGTCGACTTTTGA
- a CDS encoding NAD(P)H-dependent glycerol-3-phosphate dehydrogenase yields the protein MKIAVIGAGSWGTALAQVLAGNGHDVGLWARKPEVASAINADHRNPRYLGDVTLSGRIAAASAYEDVLEGASAAVIVTPSSIMRDVADRLAGLAGEDFPVIVCSKGVEEGSGLLPVEVFEAEMGNAARLAVLSGPNFAAEVIRGIPSGTVVASPDAGTAAFFQELFASETFRTYASDDVVGVELCAAFKNVIAIAVGVSYGIGFGDNTAAMLMTRGIAEMSRLVVRCGGQALTCMGLAGTGDLVATCTSEHSRNRRFGRLLAEGDTLEGFTGRTHMVVEGALACRTLKTLADATCVELPITDVVRSVVWEGADPRDVAKTLTSRPLTTEFYGL from the coding sequence ATGAAGATCGCGGTTATCGGGGCGGGGTCATGGGGAACGGCGCTGGCGCAGGTGCTGGCCGGCAACGGGCACGACGTGGGACTGTGGGCGCGCAAGCCCGAAGTGGCATCGGCGATCAACGCCGACCACCGCAACCCGCGCTACCTGGGCGATGTCACGCTGTCCGGGCGCATCGCGGCCGCTTCCGCGTATGAGGACGTGCTGGAGGGCGCAAGCGCCGCCGTGATCGTCACGCCTTCGAGCATCATGCGCGACGTGGCGGACCGGCTGGCCGGCCTCGCGGGCGAAGACTTTCCGGTGATAGTCTGCTCGAAGGGCGTCGAGGAGGGCAGCGGCCTTCTGCCGGTTGAGGTGTTCGAGGCGGAGATGGGCAACGCGGCTCGCCTGGCCGTTCTCTCCGGTCCTAACTTCGCAGCCGAGGTGATACGCGGCATCCCGTCGGGCACCGTGGTAGCCAGCCCCGACGCGGGGACGGCGGCATTCTTCCAGGAGCTGTTCGCCTCCGAGACCTTCCGCACGTACGCGAGCGACGACGTGGTAGGCGTGGAGCTGTGCGCCGCCTTCAAGAACGTCATCGCCATCGCGGTGGGCGTGTCCTACGGAATAGGGTTCGGCGACAACACGGCCGCCATGCTCATGACACGCGGGATCGCCGAGATGAGCCGCCTCGTTGTGCGCTGCGGCGGCCAGGCGCTCACCTGCATGGGGCTGGCGGGCACGGGCGACCTCGTGGCCACCTGCACCTCCGAGCACTCGCGCAACCGCCGCTTCGGCAGGCTTTTGGCCGAGGGCGACACGCTCGAGGGGTTCACGGGGCGCACGCACATGGTGGTGGAGGGCGCGCTGGCCTGCCGGACGCTCAAGACCCTGGCCGACGCAACCTGTGTGGAGCTGCCCATCACCGATGTCGTGCGCAGCGTGGTGTGGGAGGGTGCCGATCCTCGCGACGTGGCCAAGACGCTCACGAGCCGGCCCCTCACCACCGAGTTCTACGGGCTTTAG
- a CDS encoding class I SAM-dependent methyltransferase: protein MEWDAELYDGQHGYVGAYGAALVQLVRDEAARRGEGAERLRILDVGCGTGAHLDALAEIGPVTGVDSSPEMLEKARGGHPDVTLVEADACALPFEGAFDVAFSNAVFHWVPDQVALLKSVAGVLDDGGLLVAEMGAHGNIARIEEGYTQALRKHSGDYSGRFCFPREGAYRRLLGIAGFEVELMEAFDRPTPLPGGREGLRRFAEQFFAKSLNLYREDERAAILDDLEQACEDDLWDDGAGCWVADYRLLRFTARKVRSVRGAGGMAQLSVLGS from the coding sequence ATGGAATGGGATGCGGAACTCTACGACGGGCAGCACGGCTACGTGGGGGCGTACGGCGCGGCGCTCGTGCAGCTCGTGCGCGACGAGGCCGCCCGGCGCGGCGAGGGTGCGGAGCGCCTGCGCATCCTCGACGTGGGCTGCGGCACGGGGGCGCACCTGGACGCGCTCGCCGAGATCGGCCCCGTCACCGGCGTCGACTCCTCGCCCGAGATGCTGGAGAAGGCGCGCGGCGGCCATCCCGACGTCACCCTCGTCGAGGCCGATGCCTGCGCCTTGCCGTTCGAGGGCGCATTCGACGTGGCGTTCTCCAACGCCGTGTTCCACTGGGTGCCCGACCAGGTGGCGCTCCTCAAGAGCGTGGCGGGCGTGCTCGACGACGGCGGCCTGCTCGTGGCCGAGATGGGCGCCCACGGCAACATCGCGCGCATCGAGGAGGGCTACACCCAAGCCCTGCGCAAGCACAGCGGCGATTACTCGGGACGGTTCTGCTTCCCAAGGGAGGGGGCATACCGCCGCCTGCTGGGCATCGCCGGCTTCGAGGTCGAGCTGATGGAGGCGTTCGACCGCCCCACCCCGCTCCCCGGCGGGAGGGAGGGCCTGCGGCGGTTCGCCGAGCAATTCTTCGCGAAGAGCCTGAACCTGTACCGCGAGGACGAGCGCGCCGCCATCCTCGACGATCTGGAGCAGGCCTGCGAGGACGACCTCTGGGATGATGGGGCCGGCTGCTGGGTCGCCGACTACCGCCTGCTGCGCTTCACCGCCCGCAAGGTCCGCTCCGTCCGCGGCGCCGGCGGCATGGCCCAGTTGAGCGTTCTTGGCTCGTAA
- a CDS encoding DUF512 domain-containing protein → MSTYPSKDIERAACTAVGEDVPPRALVRAVAPLSPADDAGFEPDCSVTSVDGRPVRDLIDWRWLASDDVIELGYIDLDGEAGVVELEREPGEDWGLEFEGVVFDGVRQCRNACTFCFMRQLPGDVRPSLTLRDDDFRLSFLSGTFVTFTNLSAADEARILEQRISPLRVSLHASNPEVRRRIIGRHAAHGLDALDRLLAAGIEFHAQIVLMPDENDGDVLAETLEWAYARPGVLDVCIVPLGFTKHQTRFSRSFNDPAAARAAMERIVPFQERALAERGTMWAFAADEFYHNAYGPALLENLPPAEHYGDFGMFEDGVGIIRSFVDDWGQAAAAGLPARAADALRAAGIRARYVVGCATRHFLGPLVAASPLAGVLGPLYVKNEFFGGNVDVTGLLCGCDIAAAVRGAARQDDETRTLFLLPSVIFNDDSVTLDDMSLEDMEKDAGAPLAVVSCNASDFLREIVDLAGRESPAPDRTNL, encoded by the coding sequence ATGAGCACCTATCCCTCCAAGGACATTGAACGCGCAGCATGCACGGCGGTCGGTGAGGACGTACCACCGCGGGCGCTCGTGCGCGCGGTTGCGCCCCTAAGCCCCGCCGACGATGCGGGGTTCGAGCCGGACTGCTCCGTGACCAGCGTGGACGGCCGTCCCGTGCGCGACCTCATCGACTGGCGGTGGCTCGCGTCGGACGATGTGATCGAGCTTGGCTACATCGACCTCGATGGCGAGGCGGGCGTCGTGGAGCTCGAGCGCGAGCCCGGCGAGGACTGGGGCCTCGAGTTCGAGGGCGTCGTGTTCGACGGTGTCAGACAATGCCGCAACGCCTGCACGTTCTGCTTCATGCGCCAGCTGCCGGGCGACGTGCGGCCCTCGCTCACGCTGCGCGACGACGACTTCCGCCTGAGCTTCCTCTCGGGCACGTTCGTCACGTTCACGAACCTCTCGGCCGCCGACGAGGCGCGCATCCTCGAGCAGCGCATCTCGCCTTTGCGCGTGTCGCTGCACGCCTCGAACCCCGAGGTGCGCCGCCGCATCATCGGCCGCCACGCGGCCCACGGGCTGGACGCGCTCGACCGGCTGCTGGCCGCGGGCATCGAGTTCCACGCGCAGATCGTGCTCATGCCCGACGAGAACGACGGCGACGTGCTGGCCGAGACGCTCGAGTGGGCCTACGCGCGGCCGGGCGTTCTGGACGTGTGCATCGTGCCGCTTGGGTTCACGAAGCACCAGACCCGCTTCAGCCGCAGCTTCAACGACCCGGCCGCCGCCCGCGCGGCGATGGAGCGCATCGTGCCCTTCCAAGAGCGCGCGCTCGCCGAGCGCGGCACGATGTGGGCCTTCGCGGCCGACGAGTTCTACCACAATGCCTACGGCCCTGCGCTGCTGGAGAACCTGCCACCGGCAGAGCACTACGGCGACTTCGGCATGTTCGAGGACGGCGTGGGCATCATCCGCTCGTTCGTGGACGACTGGGGGCAGGCCGCAGCCGCGGGCCTGCCCGCGCGCGCTGCGGACGCGCTGCGTGCGGCCGGGATACGGGCGCGCTATGTGGTCGGCTGCGCCACGCGGCACTTCCTGGGGCCGCTCGTGGCGGCGAGCCCCCTCGCCGGCGTGCTCGGACCCCTCTACGTGAAAAACGAGTTCTTCGGCGGCAACGTCGACGTGACGGGGCTCCTCTGCGGCTGCGACATAGCGGCGGCCGTGCGCGGGGCCGCGCGCCAGGACGACGAAACGCGCACCCTGTTCCTCCTGCCGAGCGTCATATTCAACGACGATTCGGTGACGCTCGATGACATGAGTTTGGAGGATATGGAAAAGGACGCGGGCGCTCCCCTTGCCGTGGTATCCTGTAACGCGTCCGATTTCCTGCGGGAGATCGTCGACTTGGCCGGGCGCGAGAGCCCGGCCCCTGACCGAACCAACCTGTGA
- a CDS encoding type II toxin-antitoxin system RelB/DinJ family antitoxin has protein sequence MQATLNIRIDATLKERGDRVLRDNGVSTLTAVRSLWAHMASTRELPDFLRAELDRQDGRDRKKASLKAFAGIAEGACSNMTDAEMRAMYRSRYE, from the coding sequence ATGCAGGCGACGCTCAACATACGTATCGATGCGACGCTCAAGGAGCGCGGCGACCGTGTGCTGCGCGACAACGGAGTGAGCACCTTGACGGCAGTGCGATCCTTGTGGGCGCATATGGCGAGCACAAGGGAGCTCCCTGATTTTCTTCGCGCTGAACTCGATCGCCAGGATGGACGCGATCGAAAGAAAGCCTCCCTCAAGGCGTTTGCGGGCATCGCGGAGGGAGCGTGCTCGAACATGACAGACGCGGAGATGCGCGCGATGTATAGGAGCCGATATGAATAG